A portion of the Mycobacterium paraseoulense genome contains these proteins:
- a CDS encoding TldD/PmbA family protein codes for MTPNRGIDADFLNLPRHELADAALSSATAAGANYADLRVHRIMTEIIQLRDGALETAVVNREVGLAVRVIVDGTWGFASHAELAPSVAAETARRAVQVATTLAMLNSERVELAPEPVYADATWVSDYRIDPFSVPAADKIGVLEEYSGRLLSTDGVDHVSAVLTAVKEQTFYADTFGSSITQQRVRVQPSLEAVTVDPAAGSFDSMRTLAPPMGRGWEVLAGDEVWNWTDELAQLPSLLAEKVKAPSVTAGPKDLVIDPTNLWLTIHESIGHATEYDRAIGYEAAYAGTSFATPDKLGTMRYGSPVMNVTADRTVEHGLATIGFDDEGVAAQRWDLVRDGIFVGYQLDRVFAPRLGQPRSNGCSYADSPHHVPIQRMANVSLQPARDEVSTADLIARVRDGIYIVGDKSWSIDMQRYNFQFTGQRFFRIRDGRLDGQLRDVAYQATTTDFWNSMEAVGGPSTWRLGGAFNCGKAQPGQVAPVSHGCPSALFRGVNVLNTVSEGGR; via the coding sequence GTGACACCGAACCGGGGGATCGATGCCGACTTCTTGAACCTGCCGCGGCATGAGCTGGCCGACGCCGCGCTGTCGTCGGCCACCGCGGCCGGCGCCAACTACGCCGACCTGCGGGTTCACCGCATCATGACCGAGATCATCCAGCTGCGTGACGGCGCGCTGGAGACGGCGGTCGTCAATCGCGAGGTCGGCTTGGCGGTGCGGGTGATCGTCGATGGCACGTGGGGGTTCGCCTCACACGCCGAGCTGGCGCCGTCGGTCGCCGCCGAGACCGCGCGTCGCGCCGTGCAGGTGGCCACCACCCTGGCGATGCTGAACAGCGAGCGCGTGGAGTTGGCGCCCGAACCGGTGTACGCCGACGCCACCTGGGTTTCCGATTACCGCATCGACCCGTTCAGCGTCCCGGCGGCCGACAAGATCGGTGTGCTCGAGGAGTATTCCGGTCGGCTGCTCAGCACCGACGGCGTCGACCACGTGTCGGCCGTGCTCACCGCGGTCAAAGAGCAGACGTTCTACGCCGACACCTTCGGGTCGTCGATCACCCAGCAGCGGGTCCGGGTGCAGCCGTCGCTGGAAGCGGTGACCGTCGACCCGGCGGCGGGCAGCTTCGACTCGATGCGCACGCTGGCGCCGCCGATGGGACGCGGCTGGGAGGTGCTGGCCGGCGACGAGGTCTGGAACTGGACCGACGAGCTGGCGCAACTGCCGTCGCTGCTGGCCGAAAAGGTCAAGGCGCCCAGCGTGACCGCGGGACCCAAGGACTTGGTGATCGATCCCACCAACCTGTGGCTGACGATTCACGAATCCATCGGTCACGCAACCGAATACGACCGCGCCATCGGCTACGAGGCCGCCTACGCGGGAACGTCATTCGCCACACCGGACAAGCTCGGTACCATGCGTTACGGCTCTCCGGTGATGAATGTGACGGCCGACCGCACCGTCGAACACGGGTTGGCCACCATAGGTTTCGACGACGAGGGAGTCGCGGCGCAACGCTGGGATCTGGTGCGCGACGGGATATTCGTCGGCTACCAGCTCGACCGGGTGTTCGCGCCCCGTCTCGGGCAGCCTCGCTCCAACGGGTGCTCGTATGCCGACTCGCCGCATCACGTACCCATTCAGCGGATGGCCAACGTGTCGCTGCAGCCCGCCCGCGACGAGGTCAGCACCGCCGACCTGATCGCACGCGTGCGGGACGGCATCTACATCGTCGGTGACAAGTCGTGGTCAATCGACATGCAGCGCTATAACTTCCAGTTCACCGGTCAGCGGTTCTTCCGCATCCGCGACGGTCGGCTGGACGGTCAGTTGCGCGATGTCGCCTACCAGGCCACCACGACGGACTTCTGGAACTCGATGGAAGCCGTGGGCGGCCCGTCGACGTGGCGGTTGGGCGGCGCATTCAACTGCGGCAAGGCCCAGCCCGGCCAGGTCGCCCCTGTCAGCCACGGCTGTCCGTCGGCGTTGTTCCGCGGCGTCAACGTGCTCAACACGGTCAGCGAGGGCGGCCGGTGA
- a CDS encoding carbohydrate ABC transporter permease, with product MRRQPRSTALGYALLAPSMFGVIAFLLLPILVVIWLSLYRWDLLGPLHYVGLANWRSILTDRNFANSLIVTALFVAIVVPAQTVLGLLAASMLARQLPGTGLFRTVYVLPWICAPLAIAVLWRWILAPTDGAVSTLLGHSIEWLSDPTFALPLVSAVVVWANVGYVSLSFLAGLLAIPDDVHAAARTDGANAWQRFWRITLPMLRPTTFFVLVTGIVSAAQVFDMVYALTGGGPGGSTDLVAHRIYAEAFGSAAIGRASVMAVVLFVILIGVTMVQHLYFRRRISYDLT from the coding sequence TTGAGGAGACAGCCTCGCTCCACCGCGCTGGGCTACGCCCTGCTGGCGCCCAGCATGTTCGGTGTCATCGCCTTCCTGCTGCTGCCCATCCTCGTGGTGATCTGGCTGAGCCTTTACCGCTGGGACCTGCTGGGGCCGCTGCACTATGTGGGCCTGGCCAACTGGCGATCGATCCTCACCGACCGCAACTTCGCCAACTCGTTGATCGTGACGGCACTCTTCGTGGCGATCGTGGTGCCGGCGCAGACGGTGCTGGGCCTGCTGGCCGCGTCCATGTTGGCCCGCCAGCTTCCCGGCACCGGCCTGTTCCGCACCGTCTACGTGCTGCCGTGGATCTGCGCACCGCTGGCGATCGCGGTGCTGTGGCGGTGGATCCTGGCCCCGACGGACGGAGCCGTGAGCACCCTGCTGGGGCACAGCATCGAATGGCTGTCGGACCCCACCTTTGCGTTGCCGCTCGTGTCGGCCGTCGTCGTGTGGGCCAACGTCGGATACGTCTCGCTGTCGTTCCTGGCGGGCCTGCTGGCGATCCCCGACGACGTTCACGCCGCAGCGCGCACCGACGGCGCCAACGCGTGGCAACGGTTCTGGCGCATCACCCTGCCCATGCTGCGGCCGACCACGTTCTTCGTCCTGGTGACCGGGATCGTCAGCGCGGCACAAGTTTTCGACATGGTCTACGCGCTGACCGGCGGCGGGCCGGGAGGCAGCACCGACCTGGTCGCCCACCGCATCTACGCCGAAGCATTCGGCTCGGCGGCCATCGGGCGCGCATCGGTGATGGCGGTGGTGCTCTTCGTCATCCTCATCGGCGTCACCATGGTCCAGCATCTCTACTTCCGGCGGCGGATCAGCTATGACCTCACCTAG